In Sporosarcina psychrophila, a genomic segment contains:
- the dprA gene encoding DNA-processing protein DprA, with the protein MVLTDAERRLLALHYVFPVPLNRLNRLYEIDPNLEKLYVYKAVELAHILNISVSKAIQLKDSLDRNADTPYEALYERNAITPIPFTNPLYPDQLHVLIDPPAVLYAKGDHTLLAKQFKVAIIGARKATVYSQEVMSLIVPPLVENGAIIVSGLATGADTMAHIAALKYGGKTIAVLGHGFFHLYPKENRALAERIALNHLLITEYPPYVNPERWTFPMRNRIISGLSDAVVVTESADKSGTMSTVEHALDHGKDIYAVPGPVTSLLSAGPNRLIDEGARPVWNGFQIVESLVFNG; encoded by the coding sequence ATGGTACTGACAGATGCCGAAAGGCGATTACTAGCGCTCCACTATGTATTTCCGGTGCCTTTGAACAGATTAAACAGACTTTACGAGATAGACCCCAATCTCGAAAAGTTATATGTTTACAAGGCGGTTGAACTTGCTCATATCCTAAACATCTCTGTGTCAAAAGCGATTCAATTGAAAGACAGTCTAGACCGTAACGCAGACACCCCCTACGAAGCGTTATATGAGCGGAATGCAATCACCCCAATCCCGTTCACCAATCCCTTATATCCTGACCAGTTACACGTACTTATTGATCCTCCGGCAGTTCTCTATGCAAAAGGGGACCACACATTACTCGCGAAACAATTTAAAGTGGCTATTATTGGAGCTCGGAAAGCAACTGTTTATTCACAAGAAGTGATGTCGCTTATTGTACCTCCACTTGTAGAAAATGGAGCTATTATCGTATCGGGATTAGCAACGGGAGCCGACACGATGGCGCATATAGCAGCACTTAAATACGGCGGTAAAACAATTGCAGTACTTGGGCATGGATTTTTCCATCTTTACCCGAAAGAGAATCGTGCACTCGCCGAAAGAATAGCACTAAATCATCTTCTAATTACAGAATACCCACCATATGTAAACCCGGAACGTTGGACTTTTCCGATGCGCAATCGTATCATAAGCGGGTTGTCAGATGCGGTCGTTGTCACCGAATCGGCAGATAAAAGTGGAACGATGAGTACGGTCGAACATGCACTTGATCACGGGAAAGATATCTATGCAGTTCCCGGGCCAGTCACATCATTGTTATCAGCTGGTCCAAATAGGTTGATAGATGAAGGTGCAAGACCGGTATGGAACGGGTTCCAAATCGTCGAATCACTCGTTTTCAATGGATGA